The genomic interval TGTCACCCGAAACTTGGTCAACTCGCCAATGCCatatagaggaaattacactctatatcctttttatattttcctttttatttttaccctcttttttaaagtctatcatttttacctctttttataaacattgtaccaattttgcccctgtcacttcaagatactctccatgtaactctcttatgtcagggtattttgggtacaatacatataaaaagaggtatgtttcaaataaatataaaattagaggtaaatttgattaattgattaataaagggggtatttttcaacttacccttATTTATAATGACCGGACTCAATCCGACCCACCCGTTCTATATGGTTTATCTTTAATAATCGGGTTAACCATGTCGGGTTTGTCATGTCCAGGTCAAACTCGGCCTAAATGTTCAGcccaaatttttcttttttcttttcaggataattacataatgcactattttttttgttaaaaaaattacatttttatgtttaaagattttttttacatttttacggtttttcacacaaataacacgaaaacaacaaaaaaactacataaaataacatcaaaacaacataaaaaaaataacatacagataacaaaaaattaacaacaaattaaaaaaaatataacataaaaagatcgtattttctgtaaataaaatcaaaaaatcgtaaaaatatttaaaattctgtaaaattatatttttgtaattttttttgttttttttatgtatttgtgaaataatccctttctttttgtctttgtaatttCCTTACTTTTTATTATGGATTAGCAAACATGATCAACATGAATGACAAGGAAATATATGGACAAGTGAGAATTTAAACAATATATAATGTTgatattttgaatgtatttgCAGTCCTTACTAGCCTTTTtattttgaagttttttttttcttttgatttggtTAACTTCAAAATAGAATGTTCTTTAATTTGGAATACTAAAAAAAGATAATGGATTATGCATTTTCTTATTAAGTATTTTAAGCAAATGACATGAGTGAGATACTGGTTTATTAAATGGTAAGAATAAAGATCAAAGAATCCAACTAAGATaattttggtttggtttgatcTATTACAGATTGAGGCAGAGACATTAACAGAAGTTGGTGatccaaaagaaaaaatatgtgaAGCTGTGGACAAGTTCAATATCCAATTATTGGTTATTGGAAGCCATGGTCGTGGAACCATACAAAGGTTTGTCCCAATTACATTTGGTAATCTAAAACTATGTTTTTTGTTCATAATATTGGTCATTAGGCAAAGGCAATGTTTTAATTAAGATGCCATTTGGTTTTATTGCTAGAAAATATGGGGTGGTATAAGAGTAGATTAGCTGATAAAATATGCTTGTTAATTTGGACTTGAACTTGGTCAGTACTTACTACTTAGCTTATCAGTAGGCGGACCTGAGGTGAGGCAAACAAGGCATGCGCTTTGAGTCCCCGAATACTCAAGTCTTggaattgtaaaaaaaaaattagtatagataaaatattaaataatagagcaatatatcaaaataatatctgacataGTAGTAAAGAGTGTCGTTTTAAAGTAAAGGTCAAGAATCAATTCCCagcttttatcttttaattttgctTTTCAGAAATACTAAATGTGTGAACTATAAAAATCTTATAAAAAGTTTTACTATTGCATTAAAGTATTAGAATTattgtttttaataattattaaactatttatataaagactccaaaatttaattttatcttaagCTTTATATACCTTAAGACTGTTATTATGTCTGAAATTTTGTAGTAATATTACTTTTTCTATTTCAAATGTCTTTGCATTTTGATTAAAGTGATCTTAACTAATAATTGTGTTTTTGTTTGGATCAGAGCTTTACTAGGAAGTGTGAGCAGTTACTGTGTGAACCATGCTAAGTGCCCTGTTTTGGTTGTGAagaaaaaagattaattaatCAGGTTGCATATTTTGATGAACATGATTTTTAATATGTAAGACATTGAGTATTCtgataaatcaaataattagaTCAATAAATTACTACCCTGTAAATATATTTTGgttgtgttgtgttgtgtttGTTTTACTCAATTCTCTGTTATGAGTCCATTTTGTTTTTACAAACTCTATTTTTAGTTACCAATTACTTTActatataataaagcaaattTTATGGAAAAATCTCATTTCAccaattcatttatttatttatttgtttgaaaaaatggcATGAAATCTTATTCTATGAGACTATATATGATTCAATGAGAAGAAATAATAGAATTATAgcttaattaattcattttgttAGAGATAGTCTTTGGGATAATGATATTTCAAGAATATATAAGACTAGTGTTTTATCTTATCTTGATGGGGATCTTTTGTTTCTTGGGTAATAGGTGATTAGTTTTCAATATTTATAAGTTAATCCCTTAACAAATTAGAAATACTACTTAGCTTATCCACTCTCATTACATTTTAATAGTACCTAATAAATTAACTACTATAATGATTGTGAGTTAAGATGCAATGTAAAAACTAAAGAGAACAAACAAGAGTATATGTTTAGATATATGTAAATTTAATAATCTTAAGTTAAATGTACATTATATTGTATGATGGATATTCTTAAAAGGGATGCATCGATATATTTCTATCTATTTTGATATCtaaaataagtttttaattaaatttgttctCATAGTCATatacgttataattatttaagatattctgcaaaattttaaaaaaattcgaaaaaatttaTTACGTGGAAAATAAGATTCAAATATTGTGTTGCACatataactattttattttatatgaatgTAAAATAGACTATTTGAACAATACTTTctacattataaattattttaaatttgtcaaaattttgtaatgtattttaaataactataacgctTCCACTCTTGCCCCCGAAAATTGATCCCGTACTTGCCTCATTAGGGACGGATGCTTGCGGGTAGAATtgttaaataactataacgctCCCACCCCTGCCCCCGAAAATTAACCTCCGTACTTGCCTCATCAGGAGTAGATGCTTGCGAATATAATTGTCATCCTTATATAACATATacgaatataaataaaattaaactattttttttaaatattaaaataaatagaaagtatatCAGTACATCTATTTTAAAGAATGTACTGTAAAATGACTCTacattatatatgtttattttagtatGATATGTGTtagaaatattaataataatcaatgtaaaaataaaataaaataaaattaattactaGATACTGCATAAAATTAATTACTAGATATtgcaaaacttattatttttttttcttaggcAATTATAGAGATTATAGAGACCATGCTATAACCAAAACCATtgatttgtttcttttttttttttttttttttttttttttttgaaaataagcgtTTTCGTGTCATTAAATAAACAAACTAGACCTCTCGGTCATTACAGAATAGTTCCACCGGAACCGAGTCAATCGGAATAGCACCGTACAACTTGTGAGTAAAAGCCCAATTCGCCACATTATGGGCAGTAAAATTACAAGTTCTACTAGCAAAAACAAAATTACAACAATTAAAATAGGGAGAGGATCTAGAGCAAAAGGAGACATAGTTCTCAATCGCCCAATGGGACTCCGTCCCATTGAGAGCATTGATGACTATTCTCGAGTCACTCTCCACCAAAACATATTTGAAGCCTTGCTCCAGAGCCAAAGAGACAGCTGAACAACAAGCCGCTGCTTCTCCACATAAAACATCCACAAAATCTAACTGAGTCGTGTGAATCTGAACCACAGTCCCATGATGGTTTACGCTACCTGCTATGCACATACTTTCCAAGCCTACCCTGACATCACAATTTAATTTTATCCACCCCAGAGGAGGAGGCCTCCAAATCCCTCAAAGAAGGGGTTGGGGAAGGCAAGACAACCTCGCTGAAGTTCGCATAAGAAGAACTAATCGAGTcaaatacatttcaaaatattcgGGCGAATGTTGTCATGAATAAGCTCATTACGAATTCTCCAGATAGTTTCAACAACAACGAGGCATACAAAAACACTTCCTCCACTCGAATCCCCCTATTATTAAGATTAGGATGAATTTGACCCCGATCCCGAAACTCGAATCCCGGCATTACAAATAGGATATATGCCCCATGGAGAGGAACGCCAAAAAGGCATTGCCACATCAAATGACAAGAAAAGATGTTCCATTGATTCCTCCCTGCCGCATACAAAGGGCAATTGGTATCCTCAATGTGGAATCTTCTTCCAAGCACAGCTCTCATAGGAAGCGCATTAGAGAGAATGCACCACCAAAGGATCTTATGCCTCTCCAAAAGTTTGCTATTCCATAGCTTGTTCCATAGCGCCGGAGCAACCGCACAATGCTGAGCTCTCTCCAAAGCTTGGGACAGATAAGCCGATTTGCAAGTAAATTGTCCTTTTTTCTCCAAAGTCCAAATCCATCTATCATTCCCCAGGCCCGAAGGTTTACCGCCTTTGATGATTACGAACCGTTTCCTTATCAAAAAGTCCAGCTAGTTTTTGGATGTCCCAATCTCCATTAGCGATCAAAAGGTCATCCACACAGTTATCATTGGTTAAGATCCCGCTTCTTGGTTTTGGGATAAAACCTTTAAGATGAGGAATCCAAGGATCCCTCCAAATATTAGTCGACCTTCCATTAGTCACAGATTTACAAGCCCCTTTTACTAAAATAGATTTTGCTTTCACAACATTTTTCCAGAACCAAGAATCCGAGTCTTTGTAGCTACATCTGAGAAAGTCCTTCCCCTTAAGGTACTTGGCTTCTAAAATTTTGCAGCATAAGGATTGAGATCTATTTAATAGATTCCAACCCCACTTGGCAAGGAACGCCAGATTCATCTCCTTCGTTTTCCGAAAACCTAAACCACCCAAAGACTTAGGAAGGCAAAGTTTATCCCAAGCCTTTAGATGGAGACCATGATTTCCTCTTTCAAAACCCCACCAGAAATCTCGGACTAACCCATCAATCCTCGACACCATTCGACCAGATAGTCTTGTTGTTTGCATGGCATATAAAGGCATCGATAAACCCACAGACTTAATTAGGGTAGCACGACCGGCCTTCGACAGAGTCTTAGCCTTCCAACCCTGCAATTTAGAAGTGAGATTGTCCAGAATAAAGTTAAAGTCAGCATCCTTCTGTCGAGACCTGAAAAGAGGCAACCCCAAGTAGTTTATAGCACCTTCCGGTGAATTAATCCCCAACCCTTCTTTTATCCCTCTCCTCAAACCATCAGGAGtatttttactgaagaaaattgacgttttgaGTTTATTCACTTTCTGGCCAGACCAAGAGCAAAACCTCTCCAAACAATTCCAGACACAATTTGCTTCATTTAAATTAGCCCCACCCACCAGGATAAGGTCATCTGCAAAGAACAGATGGGTAATAATTGGACCTCCCCTACTTAGTTTAATACCATGTATGTTACCCTGCCCAAGAGCTTCTTCCAGAAGTCTCGAGAGAACCTCTGCAGCACAGATAAACAGGTAAGGGGATAGGGGGTCGCCCTGACGGAGGCCACACGATGGCAAAATCTGGCCAACTCGGCCCCCATTCAAGCAAATGTTAAGAGTGGAGGTGGTAATACATTGCGAAATCCAAGAACGCAGCTTCAGAGGGAAGCCAACGCACTCCATAGCGTGGTCAATGAATCTCCAACTCAGCCTGTCATAAGCTTTAACCAGATCAATTTTAATTGCAAAGTATCCTTCCCtacctttctttcttttgaagGAATGGATGATCTCCTGGACAATTACATTATTATCTTGGATATTTCTACCAGGAACAAAAGCAGCTTGAGTAGGGCAGATTATAGAAGGCAGAATAGGTTTGATTCTATTCGCAACTAATTTGGATATGACTTTATAGATAACGTTGCAAAGAGAAATAGGTCGAAATTGACTAGGGCTCTTCGGGTTTGTGACCTTAGGAATCAAGACTACATTTGTAGTATTTATTCCTTTATGCATATGACCATTTCtaaaaaaatccgaaactgcTTCACAGAAATCATCACCCACAGACTCCCAATCCCCACTATAAATTATGTCATTCAATTATATCAATTTATTATTCCAAACTAAGTACCAATATTGCATTTTATAAATCTCCATTTTTAGTTAGGGAACAAAATATGTATGTTATAAGATGACAAGGGCTTGGTGTTTAAAAGGGTTTGTTTCGTGTTAGAAAAGAATATTGTGAGATAAGCAATAAAAAGCAATTGTATTCTATTGGGTGAGAGTGCACGCAACTAcattaacattattattattattattattattattattattattattgataattattatattaagtaTAATTATAGGGTTGCTATCATATATATGCTAGCAGTTGAGATGTGTAAATGTAGTTTTGTATAATAGTCCGAAAACTTGAATTATGGAGCCATACCATGGTTGCATTTCACACGCCTTATTTTATCGTATTGTATTTtaagataaaattaaaattagccAAAATAAAAAAACGAATTCGGAATACCAAAAACGTAACTTTAAAAAACAGtattaatagaaaattaatatacataattttgtttgaaggatatatataaatttagaaaattttatAATGGACCAGTTAAAAAGATATATCGATAATTTCTATTGGTTTTAGtatctaaaataattttgtatggtcatgtaaattatacttatttaaaacatcttgcaaaattttaagaaatttggaaaagtttaacacgccgaaaattacGTTCAAGttgtgtgttgcacgcgtgactattatattttatacgcgtgtaaaatagactgtttgaacattgtaatctatattgtaaattatttcgaatttctcaaaattttgtaagatatcttaaatagctataacgtacatgaatatgaaaaaaaaatagactaaaatatttttttagatgccgaaacaagtagagggtgcatcagtacatcccttttaagggggtgcattgtaaaaTCACCCTAGTATAGGGTCGTTAAGAGAGATCCCATCAGTGGGGATGTTTGGTAGTGAATGACATCGTGACACTTGgaggtgttttaatgcttgAAAAGTGGGTGATTATGTCTTTATTttcaaaagtattttttttaaggaaggTTTAAATTTTAGCGTATTTTTTAGTGTAAAAGAGAAGAAAACGATGTTGGAGGTTTCTCAGGGTGGGTTTCCAATTACTCGTTTGAGTTAGGAAGTTGGAGGTTGGTTTGATATTTGAGAGTGGGCTTGGCGTTGGCAGTTTTCAAGGTGAATCGAAATCCCATCTGAACAACGATGTAGTCTTTAACTGATTGATTCACTTGTCCCATAAAAAACTGaacacaacaaaaaaaacatTCTCATGTTTAGTCTTCAACATCACTCTAGTAGGGATGCACCCATTCACAGCCCTCCACACAAATTTTTTAGCCTTTCAAGGAAGGCTTAACTGCCAAAAGTTCTTCCAAAACATCACAATATCCACATCCATGCTACATCACGATTTGCCTATAATAGTTTAAAAGCACTCTTAATTGAATACTTACCCGAAGAGTTAAACACCAAATACCAGTAATCTTCAAAATCGAATGAGACAGCAGAATACCAAGAATACTTGCCGCCTCATTGTAACGCCCTCACTtatgtaaaataagatgccataaataaactggcgttaagatactaatgttgcctttattaaaaaaaaaacaattttcaaaacatgggtacccagttgaaaataaagtattaccacttagggaaaagtaatagaaaatttaaacgacaacatcctcgataagtttaataaatttaaaaaaaaaactttcagcggaagatggccaagaccacacgcagttacatgatcacacgagatacaccccatgctgcccagactcaacttgtcaccgaaagcttacaggcttacttatctgcacataggggtaaataaggggtgagctgcaaagcccagtaaggaaaaacaaaatactatgtaccagcattcacacattatagcacaaacatatacatcaaacatacaacaaactaatcacaagtataaatagaggcagccacacaaatactgaaataccacacactcacactcacaatcacactccagcttccatacaaatctggagtgtcttacgttcttaactGTAACGCACTTAACAATAACCAAAGgcacccttacgtacactgcctcacttaccacatcaccatacatgtgtggtttccaaccacttccaagtacctggaacatgattaaacagccatatacaattcatcgataaaacactatttcaccgaaactatcacattccacagtttcaatacaatttattcaagtagtcatactagatactcaaaccatataaaaagcaagtataaagtataattatttttccttacctcaactccgctgtaattaactcctacgataccttctaggccctataacaattagtgaaacccttagtccaccgataaactcaatatatttattactcttactGTACAGCAAGTTTAGCCTAAAATTTGACTCataaaacgtttgaattagaagtcctaatgttcacaaagtttttagttaattgaaatacctttctaacggtataaagatcatcaaaatcggagctataacctaggagttatgcatgttttctcaaaacagtttctttaaaattCTGGATCACgccgatttctgaatacagcctaaaaataaatgttttaaaaatagttacaccccgatctagacaatactttcttcataaaaaatgtagctatttttctaagctttaaaacgagataaagatcttttaaaatggatcaaaagtgagagagatattgaatttttactgaagacactttttctgaaataaaacttaaaacgaaatatcATAACCGAGTAAAGATACTAACTTTTGACTGGTAAGAACTCCGAATTAGGGAAAGatttcttcaaagaaaatatggattattgaattatctttctaacagtacaagaatcgctggaaaataatagatatagagagagatatcacacttttactaaggcaatatcgaaaagaaatttaaaaaaaaaactgtaattcGACAGTTagtgtaaaacatgaatttttgaCATCGAAATAATCAGAATTAGGAAAACGTTTCTTCATGAAAAATGTAGCccattaaattatctttaaaacggtACCTAAATTACTAAAAACGGACATAGGAGCAGGAAGATATGACAGTTTAAATAAAATGATAGGCTTTCTTTAAAGCAGAGATTGAGAATTCCTTACCTTAATAGTGAAGGGTGGAAGAGTttgcactaatttttattttcagatCCAATATATGATAGCAGCCTTTGTAGCCACACCCTAGTCAAACCTCAGTAGAAACTTTTACGTAAGATGCACTACGATTTACAAAGAGACCAGACCACAATCACCTTCCTACTCTGATCACTTTCTCTCTCACTCCAATATCACATAAAGATAACAATTTCTGTATAATATATGACTACTACAACTatgatcttatatatatatatatatatatctatcatTAGTTGCATCTAATTGGCATCACCCAAttcgaatttaaaaaaaaatctcataaccTCCCTCATATATCTCGACTAAACCAACTAAGTCACTATTCCTCATCAAAAgtaaaatataaatacatatatatcattttaaatcctttatttatctattattttaaCTCCAACCGAAAAGACTATATATCAAAGTCAACTATTCaattaaaatcacaaaaatatcaacaaacaaacttttttttttttcttttcaaatataGCTTACTAATAGCTTAAATTTCAAATATCAATACAACTTCTACTAAAACAAGGTTCTCATATTTAtaatcacaataataatatttatacttaAATGACATAGTTAATATATAGATTGccattatatataaattgagTATTACACTCATTCTCAACAAACAAATCCTTAAGAAGCTCGACATACAAGCTTTTTCACCCACCATAAAAAGACTATTAGCCAATCTAGGATCCAAGCTAGTTAGACTCGAAATTGAACCATTCGGAAGCCACGGATCATGAAATAAAATGGTCTTCTCCCCATTACCAATCCCTTTCCTAGGCCCCTTACGAACCAACTCTTGAACTTCAATGAGACTTCTCTAAATATAACTCAAATTGTCACCAAACTATGCTGAAAGAAAATTCTCATTTTAAAATACCGAGCCTTATGCACTCTTAGAACCAACGAGTCAGGCATAGACAGAAACCACCAAGCTTGTTTGCTCAAAATGGCAAGGTTGAAGTCATGAAGAGAGCAAAAATTCATTCTCCAAACTTCCTTACTACACGATATCCTTTGATCTCAACTCAAGATCATGACACGTTCCCAACAGCAAGAACAGCATAAGAAAAACGCTCATAACATAAGTTGAAAGAttacaaaataacatattaaccAATATTTTTAGGTGAAATTATAggtacctatttttttttttttttttaaaaaaatttgggtTATTGATTATAACtaaattaagaatatttttgtttattcagcccctccaaaaaaaaaaagaaaagataatatttttgtctgccaaatttttcgttttctttTAAGTATAGCAACTTGTTCATcacaattatataatatataaatgttaACTAATTAATGAGTACTAAATGACCTAACAGTCACTTCTCCTAGAAAATTAAATCATGTTGACATATCAATTTTACCACACCACACCACCCACCCATCACttcctataaatatatacaatacatGACAGTTCATACACATACAAAGTTACTATAAAAAAGAGCATTATTATCAAGAGTAAGGCTAAAAAAATCTTAGTATTCTCCTATGTATTAACAttattattggtgtaattaaatattgactcccatataatttaatgtataacttttaaaaaatatcgcaAACTAATTATAAGGTGATACGTCTAAAAAGTGTTAAACACTACTAATACTTAATAACAATACTATAATATTAACTATTGTAACATCTCCAACACCATATTAGTATTGATATGGCCTATTATGAGTGATTAGCaatcttttatattatttagtaaATCAAAATTTGTAgaacttaatattaattatatcaatagCATATAAAATTTCTTGTAGTGTTTGACACCAATAAATGTATTGTTAttaccactattattcaataattaataatattcaataataattattgaattaaaatatgattcaaaacttaattacaccaataacacGTCGCTATAGTATTAAGTACTCTTTGCAGCAATTTATGAGTAGGTAAAGTTTCAAGTCAACAACACCTATTTACCAAGAATTTTTTTTGGCTTTATTAGGACTTAgacttgtatatatatatatatgtatgtgatATACATATTTAGTCATCAATTAATGAAATGGGGAAGCAAAGAAAAGAGTTGAGGAAGAAGTTGATCATGGTGGGCATAGATGAGTCTGAATTGAGTTATGATGCATTGATTTGGGTTCTTGAAAATCTCAAAGAGTCATTCAAAGACAATCATCTTTTTATATTTGCAACTCAGTCCCTCACAACAGCAGTTTTACCATCATTAGGCTTGGCTCATTTTCACTTCCATCTTTCACCcagttaattattatataatatattattttaattaataatcttCTAATTAATTGCTTCAtttttcttataatttaattttatatttattttttcaacagcTATGGATTTGATTAGCcagaatcaacaacaaaacatgaAGATTTCATTGGGACTTTtagaaaaatcaaagagaatcTGTGCCAAACATggggtaataataataataatatttatgtatttatatatacttaaaaaGAGTAATTAAAGGAAAAGATTTGAGTTTTAATAACACATATTTGAGTTTGACAGGTGAAAGTGAAAACATTTACAGAGGGTGGTGATCCTAAAATGGCTATTTGTAAAGCTGTTGAAGAACACAATATTGATTTACTTGTTCTTGGTCAAAAGTCTAAAGGAATCATTGAGAGGTTAGTCAAACTCACatagaaatattattattactatataattattacatgggttgtgattaaaaattagaattatttaatttattttacaggGCTTTGCTGGGAAGTTCTTTAAGTGACTATTGCTTAAGCA from Cannabis sativa cultivar Pink pepper isolate KNU-18-1 chromosome 4, ASM2916894v1, whole genome shotgun sequence carries:
- the LOC115714307 gene encoding universal stress protein A-like protein isoform X1 produces the protein MGKQRKELRKKLIMVGIDESELSYDALIWVLENLKESFKDNHLFIFATQSLTTAVLPSLGLAHFHFHLSPTMDLISQNQQQNMKISLGLLEKSKRICAKHGVKVKTFTEGGDPKMAICKAVEEHNIDLLVLGQKSKGIIERALLGSSLSDYCLSNAKCPVLVVKKT
- the LOC115714307 gene encoding uncharacterized protein LOC115714307 isoform X2, with the protein product MGKQRKELRKKLIMVGIDESELSYDALIWVLENLKESFKDNHLFIFATQSLTTAVLPSLGLAHFHFHLSPTMDLISQNQQQNMKISLGLLEKSKRICAKHGRVVILKWLFVKLLKNTILIYLFLVKSLKESLRGLCWEVL